One Amorphoplanes digitatis genomic window carries:
- a CDS encoding PP2C family protein-serine/threonine phosphatase: MPEPEGIKADERLRQLEAITDMALSRLAVADLLDELLDRVRELLDVDTAAILLMDVHARQLVATAAKGLEEEVRQGFRVSVGRGFAGRIAQTRRPLAIDDVTPDDVVNPVLLDKGIRSLLGVPMFAGDEVVGVLHIGSLTHRVFTADDIHLLRLVADRAGIAGQMRSTKLDQAAALALQRSLLPAQLPGVPGVDMAARYVPGHDFGIGGDWYDVFTLPSGWLGVVIGDVSGHGLGSAVVMGRVRSALRAYALVCDDPASALTLLDRKVHHFETGNLTTALYGMISPDRSTIHLSLAGHLPPVLAAPGRPAFVPKIAVGPPLGIGRPSASRSTTVIDFPPGAVLVCYTDGLVEHRGEVIDTGIERLTAAVRADDAETVCTTIMASVGMEQPTDDVAVLAVRRLPAD; encoded by the coding sequence GTGCCGGAGCCGGAGGGGATCAAGGCCGACGAGCGGCTGCGCCAGCTCGAGGCCATCACGGACATGGCCCTGTCCCGGCTCGCCGTCGCCGACCTGCTGGACGAGCTCCTCGACCGCGTACGGGAGCTGCTCGACGTCGATACCGCGGCGATCCTGCTGATGGACGTGCACGCCCGTCAGCTCGTCGCGACCGCGGCCAAGGGCCTCGAGGAGGAGGTCCGGCAGGGCTTCCGGGTCTCGGTCGGCCGCGGCTTCGCCGGCCGGATCGCACAGACCCGGCGCCCGCTGGCCATCGACGACGTCACCCCGGACGACGTCGTCAACCCGGTGCTGCTGGACAAGGGCATCCGGTCGCTGCTGGGCGTGCCCATGTTCGCCGGCGACGAGGTGGTCGGCGTCCTGCACATCGGCAGCCTCACGCACCGGGTGTTCACCGCCGACGACATCCATCTGCTGCGGCTGGTCGCCGACCGCGCCGGCATCGCCGGGCAGATGCGCTCGACCAAGCTCGACCAGGCGGCCGCGCTGGCCCTCCAGCGCAGCCTGCTGCCGGCGCAGCTGCCGGGCGTGCCGGGCGTCGACATGGCGGCCCGCTACGTGCCCGGGCACGACTTCGGCATCGGCGGCGACTGGTACGACGTCTTCACCCTGCCGTCGGGCTGGCTGGGCGTGGTCATCGGCGACGTGTCCGGCCACGGCCTCGGCTCCGCCGTCGTGATGGGCCGCGTCCGCAGCGCGCTGCGCGCATACGCCCTGGTCTGCGACGACCCGGCCTCCGCGCTGACGCTGCTGGACCGCAAGGTCCATCACTTCGAGACCGGAAACCTCACCACGGCGCTCTACGGCATGATCTCCCCGGACCGCTCCACCATCCACCTGTCGCTGGCCGGGCACCTGCCGCCGGTGCTCGCCGCGCCCGGCCGCCCGGCGTTCGTGCCGAAGATAGCCGTCGGTCCCCCGCTGGGCATCGGCCGGCCGTCGGCGAGCCGTTCCACCACGGTCATCGACTTTCCGCCCGGCGCCGTCCTGGTCTGCTACACCGACGGGCTGGTCGAGCACCGCGGAGAGGTCATCGACACGGGCATCGAGCGCCTGACCGCCGCGGTCCGGGCGGACGACGCCGAGACGGTCTGCACCACCATCATGGCGAGCGTCGGCATGGAACAGCCCACCGACGACGTCGCCGTGCTGGCGGTACGCCGGCTTCCGGCGGACTGA
- a CDS encoding GntR family transcriptional regulator, which yields MTDRTTATPRSTDAMDVLNELRAAILRGEYAPRQRLIETELVERYATSRFVLRNALTRLANEGLVELQPNRGARVREITLDEAIEITEIRRAVEGLVAARAAERVTDDEIAELRALGDQMTAAVEGADMLRYSELNGQLHARVRAIARHASATKIIDQLNGQMVRHQFRLSLVPGRPGVSLPEHLAIVEAVCARDPEAAERVMRAHLTSVIDALTTFAAAPTAARFHASLGAD from the coding sequence ATGACCGACCGAACCACGGCGACACCGAGGAGTACCGACGCGATGGACGTGCTGAACGAGCTCCGGGCGGCCATCCTGCGCGGCGAGTACGCGCCGCGCCAGCGGCTCATCGAGACCGAGCTGGTCGAGCGGTACGCCACCAGCAGGTTCGTGCTGCGCAACGCCCTCACCCGGTTGGCGAACGAGGGCCTGGTCGAGCTCCAGCCCAACCGCGGCGCCCGGGTACGCGAGATCACCCTCGACGAGGCGATCGAGATCACCGAGATCCGGCGGGCCGTCGAGGGGCTGGTGGCGGCCCGCGCGGCGGAGCGGGTCACCGACGACGAGATCGCCGAGCTGCGGGCGCTGGGCGATCAGATGACCGCGGCGGTGGAGGGCGCGGACATGCTGCGCTACTCCGAGCTCAACGGCCAGCTGCACGCCCGGGTCCGCGCCATCGCGCGGCACGCCTCCGCCACGAAGATCATCGACCAGCTCAACGGGCAGATGGTGCGCCACCAGTTCCGGCTCTCGCTGGTGCCCGGGCGCCCGGGTGTGTCGCTTCCGGAGCACCTCGCCATCGTCGAGGCGGTCTGCGCGCGGGACCCCGAGGCGGCCGAGCGGGTCATGCGCGCGCACCTGACGAGCGTGATCGACGCGCTCACCACGTTCGCGGCGGCACCGACGGCGGCGCGCTTCCACGCGTCGCTGGGCGCCGACTGA
- a CDS encoding ABC transporter substrate-binding protein, with the protein MSRTQSRRIQALALAVTAVLLAGACGTDDNGSTSASGNTKVKIGVIPIVDVAPIYLGLKQGFFTAEGLDVTLETAQGGAAIVPGVVSGQYQFGFSNTTSLLLAESKGLPLKVVSSGVASTGAPGKDFGAVVVKDGSPIKTAADLAGKRVAVNTLKNINTTTINKVVRDAGADPSTIKYVELAFPDIVPAIAKGDVDAGQLVEPFLTIATGQGDRQVVSNYAGTDPDLTVAMYFTSQDYAKKDPEAVAGFTAAMARSMEYATSHPDEARAALNTYTKIDRKVQQELILPRWPAAIDRDSVQLLADLAKQDGLITEQPDLETLLP; encoded by the coding sequence GTGTCACGAACCCAATCCCGCCGCATACAAGCCCTCGCCCTAGCCGTCACCGCGGTCCTGCTCGCCGGCGCCTGCGGCACGGACGACAACGGATCGACATCGGCGTCGGGCAACACCAAGGTGAAGATCGGTGTCATCCCGATCGTCGACGTCGCACCCATCTACCTCGGCCTCAAGCAGGGCTTCTTCACCGCGGAGGGCCTGGACGTCACCCTCGAGACGGCGCAGGGCGGCGCGGCCATCGTGCCCGGCGTCGTCAGCGGCCAGTACCAGTTCGGCTTCAGCAACACCACGTCGCTGCTGCTGGCCGAGTCCAAGGGCCTGCCGCTGAAGGTGGTCTCCTCCGGCGTCGCCTCCACCGGCGCGCCGGGCAAGGACTTCGGCGCGGTCGTCGTCAAGGACGGCAGCCCGATCAAGACCGCGGCGGACCTCGCCGGCAAGCGGGTGGCCGTCAACACCCTCAAGAACATCAACACCACGACGATCAACAAGGTCGTCCGGGACGCCGGCGCCGACCCGTCCACCATCAAGTACGTCGAGCTGGCGTTCCCCGACATCGTCCCGGCCATCGCCAAGGGCGACGTGGACGCCGGCCAGCTGGTCGAGCCCTTCCTGACCATCGCGACCGGACAGGGCGACCGCCAGGTGGTCTCCAACTACGCGGGCACCGACCCCGACCTCACCGTGGCGATGTACTTCACCTCGCAGGACTACGCCAAGAAGGACCCCGAGGCGGTCGCCGGCTTCACCGCGGCGATGGCCAGGTCGATGGAGTACGCGACATCCCACCCCGACGAGGCGCGTGCCGCGCTGAACACGTACACGAAGATCGATCGGAAGGTGCAGCAGGAGCTGATCCTGCCGAGGTGGCCGGCCGCCATCGACCGGGACTCGGTGCAGCTGCTGGCCGACCTGGCCAAGCAGGACGGTTTGATCACCGAGCAGCCGGACCTCGAAACCCTGCTGCCCTGA
- a CDS encoding 4-carboxy-4-hydroxy-2-oxoadipate aldolase/oxaloacetate decarboxylase: protein MTHYVVRAVDRADPETIAALRGAGVATGHEAAGRIGLLGPAIRARQSGVVIAGPAITVSCPPGDNLMIHAAVEVCRPGDVLVVTTTSPSTDGMFGDLLATSLMAHGVVGLVIDAGVRDLAALREMGFPVWSRAVHAQGTMKAGPGSVNIPVVAAGQIVRPGDIVVGDDDGVLALPAARGPEVAAAAARRLASEDAKRERLAAGTLGLDMYDLRPLLAALGVEYVDRLPEAMA, encoded by the coding sequence ATGACTCACTACGTCGTACGGGCCGTGGACCGGGCCGACCCGGAGACCATCGCCGCCCTGCGCGGCGCGGGGGTCGCCACCGGCCACGAGGCGGCGGGCCGGATCGGCCTGCTGGGTCCCGCGATCCGGGCGCGCCAGTCCGGTGTGGTGATCGCCGGCCCGGCGATCACCGTCTCCTGCCCGCCGGGGGACAACCTCATGATCCACGCGGCCGTCGAGGTGTGCCGCCCGGGCGACGTCCTGGTCGTGACCACGACCTCGCCGTCGACCGACGGGATGTTCGGCGACCTGCTCGCGACCTCGCTCATGGCGCACGGCGTCGTCGGTCTCGTGATCGACGCCGGGGTGCGTGACCTCGCCGCCCTGCGCGAGATGGGATTCCCGGTCTGGTCACGGGCCGTGCACGCCCAGGGCACGATGAAGGCCGGTCCCGGCTCGGTGAACATCCCCGTGGTCGCGGCCGGGCAGATCGTCCGGCCCGGCGACATCGTCGTCGGCGACGACGACGGGGTCCTCGCCCTGCCGGCGGCCCGGGGCCCGGAGGTCGCCGCCGCCGCGGCGCGGCGCCTGGCGAGCGAGGACGCCAAGCGCGAGCGGCTGGCCGCCGGCACCCTCGGCCTCGACATGTACGACCTGCGCCCCCTGCTCGCCGCGCTCGGCGTGGAGTACGTGGACCGCCTGCCGGAGGCGATGGCATGA
- a CDS encoding sensor histidine kinase — protein sequence MTASGTTSPAIRHGPFDHRGLLYRDPGEYLSGTTGFVRSALDAGDPVLVAVPGPNLDLLRGALAEAAVRVTFADMAVVGRNPGRIIPGVLTAFAGAHPGRRAWIVGEPIWPGRTELEYPACAAHEALLNAVFAGRDVAILCPYDVAGLPATAVRDAWRTHPVIVDGGARRPSGAYADPLVTAAGFNLPLPPVPPGAASMAYDGELQLAAVRRFVLGHATGVLAADRADDLVLAANELAANTVEHAAGGGRITVWTEPGRLVCQIDDDGHLLDPLAGRVVPPPRTEGGRGLILANQLCDLVRVHTTEAGTSIRLHMAR from the coding sequence GTGACCGCGTCCGGCACCACCTCGCCCGCGATCCGCCATGGGCCCTTCGACCATCGCGGCCTGCTCTATCGCGACCCCGGCGAGTACCTGTCCGGCACGACCGGGTTCGTCCGCTCGGCCCTCGACGCCGGCGACCCCGTGCTGGTCGCCGTGCCCGGGCCGAACCTGGACCTGCTGCGCGGCGCGCTCGCCGAGGCTGCCGTCCGGGTGACCTTCGCCGACATGGCGGTGGTCGGCCGCAACCCCGGCCGGATCATCCCCGGCGTCCTGACCGCGTTCGCGGGCGCCCATCCCGGACGCCGGGCCTGGATCGTGGGCGAACCGATCTGGCCCGGCCGTACCGAGCTCGAGTACCCGGCCTGCGCCGCGCACGAGGCGCTGCTCAACGCCGTGTTCGCCGGCCGGGACGTCGCCATCCTCTGCCCGTACGACGTCGCCGGGCTTCCCGCGACGGCCGTGCGCGACGCCTGGCGCACCCACCCGGTCATCGTCGACGGCGGCGCCCGCCGCCCGAGCGGGGCGTACGCCGATCCGCTCGTGACCGCCGCCGGCTTCAACCTGCCGCTGCCGCCGGTGCCGCCCGGCGCCGCGTCCATGGCGTACGACGGCGAGCTGCAACTCGCGGCGGTGCGCCGGTTCGTGCTCGGGCACGCCACCGGCGTGCTCGCCGCCGACCGCGCGGACGACCTGGTGCTGGCCGCCAACGAGCTGGCGGCCAACACGGTCGAGCACGCCGCCGGCGGCGGCCGGATCACCGTGTGGACCGAGCCGGGCCGGCTCGTCTGCCAGATCGACGACGACGGACACCTGCTCGATCCGCTCGCCGGACGCGTCGTGCCGCCACCGCGCACGGAGGGCGGCCGGGGCCTCATCCTGGCCAACCAGCTCTGCGACCTGGTGCGGGTGCACACGACTGAGGCGGGTACCAGCATCCGCCTGCACATGGCGCGCTGA
- a CDS encoding adenylate kinase, with the protein MRVLMVAPPGAGKGTQGAVIAAHFDVAHIATGDLLRDHVARRTELGLAVRQHLDKGDLVPDEIVLDMVRDAMVTAKQSGGGYVLDGMPRNLAQARSLYRTAQTLGMTASVALHLKADDDELMRRLLARAALEHRTDDTEPVIRRRLALYKEATHPIVAWYAERGILVSVDAMQPVELVARQILTALEAMRPLIEHVPEHARRPIDLTGLGAAFGVDA; encoded by the coding sequence ATGCGGGTATTGATGGTCGCGCCGCCGGGCGCGGGCAAGGGTACTCAGGGCGCGGTGATCGCCGCGCACTTCGATGTCGCGCACATCGCCACCGGCGACCTGCTCCGCGACCACGTGGCCCGGCGCACCGAGCTCGGCCTCGCGGTGCGGCAGCACCTCGACAAGGGCGACCTGGTGCCCGACGAGATCGTCCTGGACATGGTCCGCGACGCGATGGTCACCGCCAAGCAGAGCGGCGGCGGGTACGTCCTGGACGGCATGCCCCGCAACCTCGCGCAGGCCCGTTCGCTGTACCGGACGGCGCAGACCCTCGGCATGACGGCGAGCGTCGCGCTGCACCTCAAGGCCGACGACGACGAGCTCATGCGCCGGCTGCTCGCCCGCGCCGCCCTGGAGCACCGCACCGACGACACCGAGCCGGTGATCCGCCGGCGGCTCGCGCTGTACAAGGAGGCGACCCATCCGATCGTCGCCTGGTACGCCGAACGCGGCATCCTGGTCTCCGTCGACGCCATGCAGCCCGTCGAGCTCGTCGCCCGGCAGATCCTCACCGCGCTGGAGGCGATGCGCCCGCTGATCGAGCACGTGCCGGAGCACGCCCGCCGCCCGATCGACCTCACCGGCCTCGGCGCCGCGTTCGGCGTGGACGCCTGA
- a CDS encoding metallophosphoesterase family protein: MRLVHVTDLHFGAEDPDVVAGLRADLAGQDIDRVLVSGDLTMRARTGQFRAARTLLESIGRPWTSVPGNHDLPLDRVLTRALRPLDGYRRFVDAQPQPMLHADGLQVLGLSTARPYLWKNGRVDAGQVARIGSVFTAAARLRVLMVHHPVFRSAQRPGLTLLHGAGRALRAAARAGVDVVICGHDHVAAQADLSLTRPGLGRHMIGVMSGTACSRRVRAGESQSYTVLELSGERLRLRVRHWRGGRFETRSETEWRRTADGWHA, from the coding sequence ATGCGGCTGGTCCATGTCACCGATCTGCACTTCGGCGCCGAGGACCCCGACGTCGTGGCCGGCCTGCGCGCGGACCTGGCCGGGCAGGACATCGACCGGGTGCTGGTGAGCGGCGACCTGACCATGCGGGCGCGCACGGGGCAGTTCCGCGCGGCGCGGACGCTGCTGGAGTCGATCGGCCGGCCGTGGACCAGCGTGCCGGGAAACCACGACCTGCCGCTGGACCGGGTGCTGACCCGGGCGCTGCGCCCGCTCGACGGGTACCGGCGGTTCGTCGACGCGCAGCCGCAGCCGATGCTGCACGCCGACGGCCTCCAGGTGCTCGGGCTGAGCACCGCGCGGCCGTACCTGTGGAAGAACGGCCGGGTCGACGCCGGGCAGGTGGCCCGGATCGGGAGCGTGTTCACCGCGGCGGCCCGGCTGCGGGTGCTGATGGTGCACCATCCGGTGTTCCGGTCGGCGCAGCGCCCGGGCCTGACGCTGCTGCACGGCGCGGGCCGGGCACTGCGGGCGGCGGCCCGGGCCGGGGTCGACGTCGTGATCTGCGGACACGACCACGTGGCGGCGCAGGCCGACCTGTCCCTGACCCGGCCGGGCCTCGGGCGGCACATGATCGGCGTGATGAGCGGAACGGCCTGCTCCCGGCGGGTCCGTGCCGGCGAGAGCCAGTCGTACACGGTTCTCGAACTGTCCGGCGAGCGGCTGCGGCTGCGGGTGCGGCACTGGCGCGGCGGCCGCTTCGAGACCCGGTCGGAGACCGAATGGCGGCGGACCGCGGACGGCTGGCACGCCTGA
- a CDS encoding ABC transporter ATP-binding protein — protein sequence MTATAALEVAGLAKTYTGHGAEVEAVRDLTFRLDKGELVCIVGPSGAGKTTLLRCVAGLLETTGGRIHLDGTPVTGPPAGMAVVFQEYGRSLFPWLTVRRNVELPLKQKGLSRADRAAKVDAALESVGLRDSADAHPWQLSGGMQQRVAIARAVAYEPSVLLMDEPFAAVDAQTRADLEDLVRRLWRRLGVTVLFVTHDIDEAVYLGERVLVLSNRPTVVLEDVRIDLPDDRDQLATRSAPRFAELRSHVYGLIQLAKQGHRPDAA from the coding sequence GTGACCGCAACCGCCGCGCTTGAGGTGGCCGGGCTCGCCAAGACCTACACGGGCCACGGCGCCGAGGTCGAAGCCGTGCGCGACCTGACGTTCCGGCTCGACAAGGGCGAGCTGGTCTGCATCGTCGGCCCGTCGGGCGCCGGCAAGACCACCCTGCTGCGCTGCGTGGCGGGGCTGCTCGAGACCACCGGCGGCCGGATCCACCTCGACGGCACCCCGGTGACCGGCCCGCCGGCCGGCATGGCGGTGGTCTTCCAGGAGTACGGGCGCAGCCTGTTCCCCTGGCTCACCGTCCGCCGCAACGTCGAGCTGCCCCTGAAGCAGAAGGGGCTGTCCCGCGCTGACCGCGCCGCCAAGGTCGACGCCGCGCTGGAGTCGGTCGGCCTGCGCGACAGCGCCGACGCCCATCCCTGGCAGCTCTCCGGCGGGATGCAGCAGCGGGTCGCCATCGCCCGCGCGGTGGCCTACGAGCCGAGCGTCCTGCTGATGGACGAGCCGTTCGCCGCCGTCGATGCGCAGACCCGGGCCGACCTCGAGGACCTGGTGCGCCGGCTCTGGCGCCGGCTCGGCGTCACCGTCCTGTTCGTCACCCACGACATCGACGAGGCGGTCTACCTCGGCGAGCGGGTCCTGGTCCTGTCCAACCGGCCGACGGTGGTCCTGGAGGACGTCCGCATCGACCTGCCCGACGACCGCGATCAGCTCGCGACCCGCTCAGCGCCGCGGTTCGCCGAACTGCGCAGCCACGTGTACGGGCTGATACAACTGGCGAAGCAGGGTCACCGGCCGGACGCCGCGTAA
- a CDS encoding ABC transporter permease encodes MTTATATALTGPAPRWRQPALGVLGLALVVAVVEALPRLGIVDDRFLPPFSTMARALAEQLTVAEFWTALGQTLRGWALGLAVAMIAGIAAGVVIGSVPALRAVTASTIEFLRPIPSVALIPLVVLIYGSRPQSALVLVVYAAFWQVLVQVLYGVADVDPVIRDTARSYRFSRWAVVRTVVWPTAMPYVVTGFRLAAAVALILEITAELIIGVPGLGRAIGVAQSSGAVAQTYALVIVVGLVGVAVNASARAVERRALRWHTSVRRDL; translated from the coding sequence ATGACCACGGCCACGGCAACGGCACTCACCGGTCCGGCGCCGCGGTGGCGGCAGCCGGCGCTCGGGGTGCTCGGCCTCGCGCTGGTCGTCGCCGTCGTGGAGGCCCTGCCGCGGCTGGGCATCGTGGACGACCGGTTCCTGCCGCCGTTCAGCACGATGGCCCGGGCGCTGGCCGAGCAGCTCACCGTCGCGGAGTTCTGGACCGCGCTCGGACAGACGCTGCGCGGATGGGCGCTCGGGCTGGCGGTCGCCATGATCGCCGGAATCGCGGCGGGCGTGGTGATCGGCAGCGTGCCGGCGCTGCGCGCCGTCACCGCCTCCACCATCGAGTTCCTGCGCCCCATACCGTCGGTCGCCCTCATCCCGCTGGTGGTCCTGATCTACGGCAGCAGGCCGCAGTCGGCGCTGGTCCTGGTCGTCTACGCGGCGTTCTGGCAGGTGCTGGTCCAGGTCCTCTACGGCGTCGCGGACGTCGACCCGGTCATCCGCGACACCGCCCGGTCGTACCGCTTCTCCCGCTGGGCGGTGGTGCGCACGGTCGTATGGCCCACCGCGATGCCGTACGTCGTGACGGGCTTCCGGCTGGCCGCCGCCGTGGCCCTGATCCTGGAGATCACCGCCGAGCTGATCATCGGAGTCCCGGGGCTCGGCCGGGCGATCGGCGTCGCGCAGAGCTCGGGCGCCGTGGCGCAGACCTACGCGCTGGTGATCGTCGTCGGGCTCGTCGGCGTCGCCGTCAACGCGTCCGCCCGGGCCGTCGAGCGGCGCGCCCTGCGCTGGCACACCTCGGTACGGAGGGACCTGTGA
- a CDS encoding NAD(P)/FAD-dependent oxidoreductase, producing MVEVDVAIIGAGPSGLFAAYYAGFRGLSVAVIDTLPEPGGQISALYPEKEILDVGGFPTIRGRDLVANLVAQAAPFAPRYLLGVRAETLSHRDGAPMLGLADGTEVAAGAVIITGGLGGFTPRPLPAADGFTGAGVVYFVPRLAELAGHHVIIVGGGDSAFDWALALHPVARTVTLVHRRDRFRAHEATIDRVRALPVRILVNAQVTALHGDGRVTAADIADNQGSTHRAPADTVVAALGFTADLGPLAGWGLRLDRRHIVVDSTMATGLPRVFAAGDIVDYPGKVRLIATGFGEAATAVNNAAVAIDPAAHLFPGHSSEGS from the coding sequence ATGGTCGAGGTGGACGTCGCCATCATCGGTGCCGGGCCGTCCGGGCTGTTCGCCGCCTATTACGCCGGCTTCCGGGGCCTGAGCGTCGCCGTCATCGACACGCTTCCCGAGCCGGGCGGGCAGATCAGCGCGCTGTACCCGGAGAAGGAGATCCTCGACGTCGGTGGCTTCCCGACGATCAGGGGACGCGACCTGGTCGCCAACCTCGTCGCACAGGCCGCGCCGTTCGCGCCGCGTTACCTGCTCGGCGTACGCGCGGAGACGCTGTCCCATCGCGACGGCGCGCCGATGCTGGGGCTGGCGGACGGCACCGAGGTCGCCGCCGGCGCCGTCATCATCACCGGCGGGCTGGGCGGATTCACCCCGAGGCCGCTGCCGGCCGCGGACGGCTTCACGGGCGCCGGCGTCGTCTACTTCGTGCCGCGGCTCGCCGAGCTCGCCGGCCACCACGTGATCATCGTCGGCGGCGGCGACTCGGCCTTCGACTGGGCGCTCGCCCTGCACCCAGTGGCCAGGACGGTCACCCTCGTCCACCGCCGCGACCGGTTCCGGGCGCACGAGGCGACCATCGACCGGGTCCGGGCGCTGCCCGTGCGCATCCTGGTCAACGCCCAGGTCACCGCCCTGCACGGCGACGGCCGGGTGACCGCCGCCGACATCGCCGACAACCAGGGGTCGACGCATCGGGCCCCGGCGGACACCGTGGTCGCCGCGCTCGGCTTCACCGCCGACCTCGGCCCGCTCGCCGGCTGGGGCCTGCGGCTCGACCGGCGCCACATCGTGGTGGACAGCACGATGGCCACCGGTCTCCCCCGGGTGTTCGCCGCCGGCGACATCGTCGACTACCCCGGCAAGGTGCGGCTGATCGCGACCGGCTTCGGCGAGGCGGCCACCGCGGTCAACAACGCCGCGGTCGCCATCGACCCGGCGGCGCACCTCTTCCCCGGGCACTCCTCGGAGGGTTCCTGA
- a CDS encoding TetR/AcrR family transcriptional regulator codes for MYGVQTSRRRDAQRNRAAIITAASEVLSGPEPPALMPEVARRAGVGQATLYRHFPDRHALTVAVIGHHLQGLEVAAAASVERPALFRPLLRELLRSLITMRPLVLLAQRLEPGARNRYVRRAIAALSPPLRSAQESGYVRHDLVPDDLILLVTMVRGAAESTGDVVSGLVAGERSIDLVLDGVFL; via the coding sequence ATGTACGGAGTCCAGACGTCGCGTCGCCGGGACGCGCAGCGCAACCGGGCCGCCATCATCACGGCGGCGAGCGAGGTGCTCAGTGGTCCCGAGCCCCCCGCGCTCATGCCCGAGGTCGCCCGGCGGGCCGGCGTCGGCCAGGCGACCCTGTACCGGCACTTCCCGGACCGGCACGCGCTGACGGTCGCCGTCATCGGCCATCACCTGCAGGGACTGGAGGTGGCCGCCGCGGCGAGCGTCGAGCGGCCGGCGCTGTTCCGGCCGCTGCTGCGCGAGCTGCTGCGCTCACTGATCACGATGCGCCCGCTGGTGCTGCTGGCGCAGCGCCTCGAACCCGGTGCCCGCAACCGGTACGTCCGGCGGGCCATCGCGGCCCTCTCGCCGCCGCTGCGCAGCGCGCAGGAGAGCGGGTACGTCCGCCACGACCTGGTGCCCGACGACCTGATCCTGCTGGTCACCATGGTGCGGGGCGCGGCCGAATCCACCGGCGACGTGGTGAGCGGCCTGGTCGCGGGCGAGCGGTCGATCGACCTGGTGCTGGACGGCGTCTTCCTCTGA
- a CDS encoding ABC transporter permease, translating to MNISELPRRALVALGLPAVLIVLWWFLSANSTSFFWPPLSSIVEAFPRTWTADPILHDVLPSLARLAAGYLTALVAGVAAGTAIGSSRTLRALTEPALEFLRAVPPPVLIPVIALFAGYTGWTAKVIAIALGCVWPILLNTVEGVRSLDEVLRDTARSYRFGRAATLWHVVLRGSSPLIATGARQALSIGVILMVISELFGANRGLGAAIVQFQRGFAIPQMWTGIVLLGLLGVTLSGLFRLVEHRHLAWYRGLRQAERGV from the coding sequence GTGAACATCTCCGAGCTGCCGCGCCGGGCGCTCGTCGCCCTCGGCCTGCCGGCCGTGCTGATCGTGCTGTGGTGGTTCCTGTCGGCGAACAGCACAAGCTTCTTCTGGCCGCCGCTGTCGTCCATCGTGGAGGCGTTCCCTCGGACCTGGACCGCCGATCCGATCCTGCACGACGTGCTGCCCAGCCTCGCCCGGCTCGCCGCCGGCTACCTGACGGCCCTGGTCGCCGGGGTCGCCGCGGGAACGGCGATCGGCTCGTCCCGCACGCTGCGTGCCCTGACCGAGCCGGCGCTGGAGTTCCTGCGTGCCGTTCCCCCGCCGGTCCTCATCCCGGTCATCGCCCTGTTCGCCGGCTACACCGGCTGGACCGCCAAGGTGATCGCGATCGCACTCGGCTGCGTGTGGCCGATCCTGCTCAACACCGTCGAGGGGGTGCGCTCCCTCGACGAGGTGCTGCGCGACACGGCCCGTTCCTACCGGTTCGGCCGCGCGGCGACCCTGTGGCACGTGGTGCTGCGCGGATCCAGCCCGCTGATCGCCACCGGCGCCCGCCAGGCGCTGTCCATCGGCGTGATCCTCATGGTCATCAGCGAGCTCTTCGGGGCGAACCGCGGTCTCGGCGCGGCGATCGTGCAGTTCCAGCGCGGCTTCGCCATCCCGCAGATGTGGACCGGCATCGTCCTGCTCGGACTGCTGGGCGTGACCCTGTCCGGGCTGTTCCGCCTGGTCGAACACCGACACCTGGCCTGGTACCGCGGGCTGCGCCAGGCAGAACGAGGAGTGTGA